In Flavobacterium lacustre, a genomic segment contains:
- a CDS encoding T9SS sorting signal type C domain-containing protein: MMKSYLNSEKMNRFLNFTVLASAQLRVAMVLIVFLFASNTVVTAQIAQRGYATNTSTNSSLTIDKPAGLVEGDIMFANIVQSDNDNSTLANATLTGWTLVAGEEFGNVGNDSWWGTILYKVATATDVAATDFTFTGDNDADDMVGGIVAFSGVAVTGGVSGGPFDVAPGTINNINTDDFSATAITTVTNNAAVIMFGMIGDNRSISSWAATSPATLEELFDVPFNADADMGVGVAWGTRTPAGSTGTGLGELSSNENDPNGALLIALRPACSANTAGTASSTPSLCINTALTDFTITTTGATGIGTATGLPAGVTAAWASNTITISGTPTASGTFDYSIPLTGGCGTVNATGTITVTAAATAGTLSGTQTLCSNGTTTLSSTISGGTWSSGATGIATINTTTGVVTGVSAGTATMTYTVAGTGGCGNATATRTVTVTAAATAGTLSGTQTLCSNGTTTLSSTISGGTWSSGATGIATINTTTGVVTGVSAGTATMTYTVAGTGGCGNATATRTVTVTDAATAGTLSGTQTLCSNGTTTLSSTISGGTWSSGATGIATINTATGVVTGVSAGTATMTYTVAGTGGCGNATATRTVTVTAAATAGTLSGTQTLCSNGTTTLSSTISGGTWSSGATGIATINTATGVVTGVSAGTATMTYTVAGTGGCGNATATRTVTVTAAATAGTLSGTQTLCSNGTTTLSSTISGGTWSSGATGIATINTTTGVVTGVSAGTATMTYTVAGTGGCGNATATRTVTVTAAATAGTLSGTQTLCSNGTTTLSSTISGGTWSSGATGIATINTTTGVVTGVSAGTATMTYTVAGTGGCGNATATRTVTVTAAATAGTLSGTQTLCSNGTTTLSSTISGGTWSSGATGIATINTTTGVVTGVSAGTATMTYTVAGTGGCGNATATRTVTVTAAATAGTLSGTQTLCSNGTTTLSSTISGGTWSSGATGIATINTTTGVVTGVSAGTATMTYTVAGTGGCGNATATRTVTVTAAATAGTLSGTQTLCSNGTTTLSSTISGGTWSSGATGIATINTATGVVTGVSAGTATMTYTVAGTGGCGNATATRTVTVSPASLGGTATANVSAVCIGSGTSVALAGYTGTIQWQQSANGTSGWADVTTGSGGTSATYNTPNLATTTYYRASVTSGGCTLANSTVVEVTVKPLPIATITANYCAVPGKIQLTASGGDTYLWNTGQTVNPILVDLAGNYSVTATLGGCTSTPFALNVGQELVINGNFTAGNTGFTSGYNYNPDIAGNQELYNDTGNNGYAVGTNGQNYHTNFWGIDHTNNSTGSKNFMLVNGHGSTITIWQQTVNVQPNTDYYFSAWAMSLNNGGPYARLRFEVNGVQVGTTANLGTGPSNATEVLANTNWTRFYSDPIWNSGSLNGPITIKIVNLESSAGGNDFALDDISFGTLAALPFSIVAAGNTGNDSTLCTGETFNLFTNLTNGKDPITYSWTGPNGFTSTLANPSISNVTTANSGNYTLTVTDGYNCGSQTKSVNLTVTPLLISPTIGTTKHATCATPTKGSVVLNNLPSSGTWNLYQNGNATPIVTGGSGISITISDLAVGTYTFTVSNGSCVSAASANVAILPLVTNTWNGSSWSPNIPTDALHLDQNIVFEGNYAYNKNLYGCSCEVKSGAVVIHENYTLKVTNDVKVTGGSLTFLNTASLVQTNDVANTGNITYNRTTPKIRPTDYVYWSSPVSGQTIANFSPTAGSLKYYYDLGWRAPLDSAEMVKGLGYIIRGQVTSETTYDASFVGVPHNGPASITANTPDKYYLVGNPYPSAIDADEFILQNAGLDGNIYLWTHNTEIAKNAQGTQLVYTSDDYANYNFTGSTGTSKECKSCTDPQKAIKPIGKIAAGQSFFVKTKAATTIQFNNDMRVVSAASDGNNNSQFFRTTNTNTTKSKTAVVEKHRLWLNLTNDQGAFKQTLIGYVTGATNDLDARYDGPNFNGNSFINFYSINQNKNYTIQGRALPFDQNDEVALGFKSTMKGSFTIAIDEVDGLLANQAVFIEDKLKGTTFNLKTGNYTFDTEVGTFNERFVIRYTDKTLAIQDFTIAPNTVLVSVKNKQVKVNAGETIDKVVVYDLLGRQIYTKTAVNSNELVVSNLVSGQQALVVKVVLQNGSSSTKKIVY, encoded by the coding sequence ATGATGAAATCCTACTTGAATTCAGAAAAAATGAATCGTTTTTTAAATTTTACAGTGCTTGCATCAGCCCAATTGCGAGTTGCGATGGTTTTGATTGTTTTTTTGTTTGCATCTAATACAGTCGTAACAGCACAAATAGCCCAAAGAGGATATGCAACCAATACTTCTACTAACTCTTCTTTGACAATTGATAAGCCAGCAGGTCTTGTTGAAGGTGATATTATGTTTGCTAATATTGTGCAAAGCGATAATGACAATAGTACACTCGCTAATGCAACTTTAACAGGTTGGACATTAGTTGCTGGTGAAGAATTTGGCAACGTTGGCAACGATAGTTGGTGGGGAACTATACTTTATAAAGTGGCAACTGCTACTGATGTTGCTGCTACTGATTTTACTTTCACAGGAGATAATGACGCCGATGATATGGTAGGGGGTATTGTTGCTTTTTCTGGAGTAGCCGTTACGGGGGGAGTTTCTGGCGGGCCCTTTGATGTTGCGCCAGGAACGATTAATAATATTAATACGGATGATTTTAGCGCAACAGCAATTACTACAGTAACGAATAATGCGGCTGTTATTATGTTTGGAATGATAGGAGATAATCGAAGTATAAGTTCTTGGGCGGCAACTTCACCAGCAACACTGGAAGAATTATTTGATGTTCCTTTTAATGCTGATGCTGATATGGGAGTAGGTGTCGCCTGGGGCACAAGAACTCCTGCCGGAAGCACAGGAACAGGATTAGGTGAATTATCTAGTAATGAAAATGATCCTAACGGAGCGCTATTAATTGCATTGAGACCTGCTTGCTCTGCAAATACAGCAGGAACAGCATCCAGCACACCTAGTTTATGTATTAATACTGCTTTGACGGATTTTACTATAACGACAACAGGAGCAACAGGAATTGGAACCGCTACTGGTTTACCAGCAGGTGTAACTGCAGCTTGGGCTTCCAATACTATCACCATTAGTGGAACTCCGACAGCATCAGGAACTTTTGATTACAGCATACCATTAACAGGAGGATGTGGAACTGTTAATGCTACAGGAACAATTACTGTCACTGCTGCTGCTACCGCTGGGACCTTAAGTGGTACTCAAACTTTGTGTTCAAACGGAACTACTACATTAAGTTCAACAATATCTGGGGGAACTTGGTCATCAGGTGCCACAGGAATTGCAACCATAAATACGACAACAGGAGTTGTAACAGGTGTTTCTGCTGGAACTGCAACAATGACCTATACAGTCGCCGGAACAGGCGGATGCGGTAATGCTACAGCAACAAGAACTGTTACTGTCACTGCTGCTGCTACCGCTGGGACCTTAAGTGGTACTCAAACTTTGTGTTCAAACGGAACTACTACATTAAGTTCAACAATATCTGGGGGAACTTGGTCATCAGGTGCCACAGGAATTGCAACCATAAATACGACAACAGGAGTTGTAACAGGTGTTTCTGCTGGAACTGCAACAATGACCTATACAGTCGCCGGAACAGGCGGATGCGGTAATGCTACAGCAACAAGAACTGTTACTGTCACTGATGCTGCTACCGCTGGGACCTTAAGTGGTACTCAAACTTTGTGTTCAAACGGAACTACTACATTAAGTTCAACAATATCTGGGGGAACTTGGTCATCAGGTGCCACAGGAATTGCAACCATAAATACGGCAACAGGAGTTGTAACAGGTGTTTCTGCTGGAACTGCAACAATGACCTATACAGTCGCCGGAACAGGCGGATGCGGTAATGCTACAGCAACAAGAACTGTTACTGTCACTGCTGCTGCTACCGCTGGGACCTTAAGTGGTACTCAAACTTTGTGTTCAAACGGAACTACTACATTAAGTTCAACAATATCTGGGGGAACTTGGTCATCAGGTGCCACAGGAATTGCAACCATAAATACGGCAACAGGAGTTGTAACAGGTGTTTCTGCTGGAACTGCAACAATGACCTATACAGTCGCCGGAACAGGCGGATGCGGTAATGCTACAGCAACAAGAACTGTTACTGTCACTGCTGCTGCTACCGCTGGGACCTTAAGTGGTACTCAAACTTTGTGTTCAAACGGAACTACTACATTAAGTTCAACAATATCTGGGGGAACTTGGTCATCAGGTGCCACAGGAATTGCAACCATAAATACGACAACAGGAGTTGTAACAGGTGTTTCTGCTGGAACTGCAACAATGACCTATACAGTCGCCGGAACAGGCGGATGCGGTAATGCTACAGCAACAAGAACTGTTACTGTCACTGCTGCTGCTACCGCTGGGACCTTAAGTGGTACTCAAACTTTGTGTTCAAACGGAACTACTACATTAAGTTCAACAATATCTGGGGGAACTTGGTCATCAGGTGCCACAGGAATTGCAACCATAAATACGACAACAGGAGTTGTAACAGGTGTTTCTGCTGGAACTGCAACAATGACCTATACAGTCGCCGGAACAGGCGGATGCGGTAATGCTACAGCAACAAGAACTGTTACTGTCACTGCTGCTGCTACCGCTGGGACCTTAAGTGGTACTCAAACTTTGTGTTCAAACGGAACTACTACATTAAGTTCAACAATATCTGGGGGAACTTGGTCATCAGGTGCCACAGGAATTGCAACCATAAATACGACAACAGGAGTTGTAACAGGTGTTTCTGCTGGAACTGCAACAATGACCTATACAGTCGCCGGAACAGGCGGATGCGGTAATGCTACAGCAACAAGAACTGTTACTGTCACTGCTGCTGCTACCGCTGGGACCTTAAGTGGTACTCAAACTTTGTGTTCAAACGGAACTACTACATTAAGTTCAACAATATCTGGGGGAACTTGGTCATCAGGTGCCACAGGAATTGCAACCATAAATACGACAACAGGAGTTGTAACAGGTGTTTCTGCTGGAACTGCAACAATGACCTATACAGTCGCCGGAACAGGCGGATGCGGTAATGCTACAGCAACAAGAACTGTTACTGTCACTGCTGCTGCTACCGCTGGGACCTTAAGTGGTACTCAAACTTTGTGTTCAAACGGAACTACTACATTAAGTTCAACAATATCTGGGGGAACTTGGTCATCAGGTGCCACAGGAATTGCAACCATAAATACGGCAACAGGAGTTGTAACAGGTGTTTCTGCTGGAACTGCAACAATGACCTATACAGTCGCCGGAACAGGCGGATGCGGTAATGCTACAGCAACAAGAACTGTTACAGTAAGTCCAGCTTCGTTAGGAGGTACGGCGACGGCTAATGTATCAGCAGTATGTATAGGAAGTGGAACTTCAGTTGCACTAGCAGGTTATACAGGTACAATCCAATGGCAACAATCAGCAAATGGAACTTCAGGTTGGGCAGATGTTACCACAGGTAGTGGAGGCACGTCAGCGACTTACAATACACCAAATTTAGCTACTACTACATATTATAGAGCATCAGTTACAAGCGGAGGTTGTACACTTGCAAATTCAACTGTGGTTGAAGTAACAGTAAAACCATTGCCTATTGCCACAATTACAGCCAATTATTGTGCCGTTCCAGGAAAAATTCAATTAACAGCAAGTGGTGGAGATACCTATTTATGGAATACAGGGCAAACAGTTAACCCTATACTTGTTGATCTAGCAGGTAATTATAGTGTTACAGCAACATTAGGGGGCTGTACTAGTACTCCTTTCGCTTTAAATGTAGGACAAGAACTAGTGATAAATGGAAATTTTACTGCTGGAAATACTGGATTCACAAGTGGATATAACTATAATCCAGATATTGCAGGTAATCAGGAATTATACAATGATACAGGAAATAATGGATATGCTGTAGGCACTAATGGTCAAAACTATCACACCAACTTTTGGGGAATCGATCACACCAATAATTCTACTGGCTCAAAAAATTTTATGTTAGTAAACGGTCACGGTAGCACGATAACAATTTGGCAACAAACCGTAAATGTACAACCCAATACCGATTATTATTTTTCGGCTTGGGCAATGAGTTTAAATAATGGAGGTCCTTATGCTAGATTGCGATTTGAAGTAAATGGTGTTCAAGTAGGTACTACCGCAAATTTAGGAACTGGTCCTTCTAATGCAACAGAAGTATTGGCTAATACTAATTGGACCCGGTTTTATAGTGACCCAATCTGGAATTCAGGTTCTTTAAATGGACCTATTACAATTAAAATCGTTAATTTAGAAAGCTCAGCAGGTGGTAATGATTTTGCTCTCGATGATATTTCATTCGGAACATTGGCGGCTTTACCTTTTTCTATTGTTGCTGCAGGAAACACAGGAAATGACTCTACATTATGTACTGGAGAAACTTTCAATTTATTTACAAATCTTACGAACGGTAAAGATCCAATTACATATTCATGGACAGGTCCAAATGGATTTACATCTACTTTAGCAAATCCAAGTATTTCAAATGTTACTACTGCAAATTCGGGTAATTATACTTTAACGGTTACAGATGGTTATAATTGTGGTTCACAAACTAAATCAGTCAATTTAACTGTAACTCCTTTGCTAATATCCCCAACAATAGGTACTACAAAACATGCCACTTGCGCTACACCAACAAAAGGAAGTGTGGTTTTGAATAATTTGCCATCGTCAGGTACATGGAATTTATATCAAAACGGCAATGCAACTCCAATTGTGACAGGAGGTTCGGGAATTAGTATAACTATTTCGGACTTAGCAGTGGGAACATACACCTTTACAGTTTCTAATGGTAGTTGTGTTTCAGCTGCTTCAGCAAATGTTGCTATTTTACCATTAGTGACCAATACTTGGAACGGTTCTTCATGGTCTCCAAATATTCCTACAGATGCACTTCACCTTGATCAGAATATTGTTTTTGAGGGAAATTATGCTTATAATAAAAATCTTTATGGATGCAGCTGTGAGGTAAAATCAGGTGCTGTTGTTATTCATGAAAACTATACTTTGAAAGTGACTAATGATGTAAAAGTGACAGGTGGATCATTAACTTTTTTGAATACCGCTAGTTTAGTACAAACAAATGATGTTGCGAATACGGGAAATATAACCTATAATAGAACTACACCTAAAATTAGACCTACAGATTATGTTTATTGGTCATCACCAGTAAGCGGGCAAACAATAGCTAATTTTTCTCCTACCGCAGGAAGTCTAAAATATTATTATGATTTAGGTTGGAGGGCTCCTTTAGATTCAGCTGAAATGGTTAAAGGATTAGGATATATTATTAGAGGGCAAGTGACTTCTGAAACTACGTATGATGCTTCTTTTGTGGGAGTTCCACATAATGGGCCAGCTTCTATAACGGCGAATACTCCTGATAAATATTATCTTGTAGGTAATCCGTATCCTTCTGCTATTGATGCGGATGAATTTATACTCCAAAATGCGGGATTAGATGGTAATATCTACTTGTGGACGCACAACACCGAAATTGCTAAAAATGCGCAAGGAACACAATTGGTTTATACCTCAGATGATTATGCAAATTATAATTTTACAGGAAGTACCGGTACATCAAAAGAATGTAAAAGTTGTACAGATCCTCAGAAAGCGATAAAACCAATTGGTAAAATTGCAGCAGGGCAGTCGTTTTTCGTTAAAACGAAAGCTGCTACTACTATTCAGTTTAATAATGATATGCGTGTAGTAAGTGCAGCGTCTGATGGCAATAATAACTCACAGTTTTTTAGAACTACTAATACTAATACTACTAAATCAAAAACTGCCGTTGTTGAGAAACACCGTCTTTGGTTGAATTTAACTAATGATCAGGGTGCTTTTAAACAAACTTTAATTGGGTATGTAACTGGAGCTACTAATGATCTTGATGCCCGTTATGATGGACCAAATTTTAACGGTAACAGCTTTATTAATTTTTACAGTATTAATCAAAACAAGAATTATACCATTCAAGGCCGTGCACTTCCTTTTGATCAAAACGATGAAGTAGCATTAGGATTTAAATCAACTATGAAAGGTAGTTTTACTATCGCTATCGATGAGGTTGATGGATTACTTGCCAATCAAGCTGTATTTATTGAAGACAAGTTAAAAGGAACTACTTTTAATTTAAAAACCGGTAATTACACATTTGATACTGAAGTAGGTACTTTTAATGAGCGTTTTGTAATACGATATACTGATAAAACATTAGCAATACAAGATTTTACTATTGCCCCAAATACAGTTTTAGTTTCGGTTAAAAACAAACAGGTAAAAGTAAATGCTGGTGAAACAATTGATAAAGTGGTAGTTTATGATTTATTAGGAAGACAAATTTATACCAAAACAGCGGTAAATTCGAATGAATTAGTAGTGTCAAATCTAGTTTCTGGTCAACAAGCCTTAGTGGTAAAAGTGGTCTTGCAAAACGGAAGCAGCAGTACTAAAAAGATTGTTTACTAG
- a CDS encoding regulatory protein RecX, producing the protein MILEEIKKKLEYYCAYQERCHDEVVAKLRTLKMTANEIDEIVVHLINHNFLNETRFACSFARGKHRIKFWGKIRIVNELKFRHISTFNINAALKEITPDEYAATFDTLSQRHWDAIQEKNSQKKRKKFCDYLLRKGFESNLIYDKMKELEQDNTEETD; encoded by the coding sequence ATGATTTTAGAAGAAATAAAAAAAAAACTGGAATACTATTGCGCCTATCAAGAACGGTGTCACGACGAAGTAGTCGCTAAACTGCGAACGCTAAAAATGACAGCAAACGAAATCGATGAAATAGTCGTACATCTCATCAACCATAATTTTTTGAACGAGACCCGTTTTGCTTGTAGTTTCGCCAGAGGAAAGCACCGCATCAAATTTTGGGGAAAAATCCGAATTGTAAACGAATTGAAATTTCGGCACATCTCTACTTTCAATATCAACGCAGCGCTCAAAGAAATTACTCCCGATGAATACGCCGCAACGTTCGATACGCTATCACAAAGACATTGGGATGCTATCCAAGAAAAAAATAGTCAGAAAAAAAGAAAGAAGTTTTGTGATTACTTACTGCGAAAAGGCTTTGAAAGCAACCTCATTTACGACAAAATGAAAGAATTAGAACAGGATAATACAGAAGAAACCGACTAA
- a CDS encoding beta-ketoacyl synthase N-terminal-like domain-containing protein — protein MSKIISITAIASVSPLGATSQTIWENYCNEKHCFTTHFLDHKETAVAKLDSVSEEVVSALQHSDIKYKSLDKSVLYAMAASRTAIQNAGWTSKDVFGINIGSSRGATDLFEKHHQDYLVNGKAQTLASPTTTLGNISSWVAHDLQSSGPEISHSITCSTALHAVLNGVAWLRAGMADKFLVGGSEAPLTDFTIAQMRALKIYSNSTEEWPNRAFDLDKKQNTMILGEGAGVCCLEVGVNENALAYIEGVGYATELLEHNISISAEAVCFQKSMKMALQNTDIAAVDVIVMHAPGTIKGDLTEYRAIEKIFGESLPLLTTNKWKIGHTFGASGILSMELAILMMQHNRFIGVPFAKAQTQTKPIKKVLINAVGFGGNAVSILLSL, from the coding sequence TTGTCTAAAATAATTTCCATAACTGCCATAGCTTCTGTTTCGCCTTTAGGTGCTACTTCACAAACAATCTGGGAAAATTATTGCAATGAAAAACATTGTTTTACTACCCATTTTTTAGACCATAAAGAAACAGCTGTAGCTAAGCTTGATTCTGTTTCGGAAGAAGTAGTTAGTGCGTTGCAACATTCGGATATTAAATATAAATCACTGGATAAATCGGTTTTGTATGCGATGGCCGCTTCCCGAACGGCGATACAAAATGCAGGTTGGACGTCAAAAGACGTTTTTGGAATCAACATTGGTTCTTCTCGGGGCGCTACAGATTTATTCGAAAAACACCATCAAGATTATTTAGTCAATGGGAAAGCACAAACTTTGGCATCTCCAACGACCACTTTGGGGAATATTTCTTCTTGGGTGGCGCATGATTTACAAAGTTCCGGTCCTGAAATTTCACATTCTATTACGTGCTCTACTGCTTTACACGCAGTTCTCAATGGGGTCGCCTGGCTTCGGGCGGGAATGGCCGATAAGTTTTTAGTAGGTGGAAGTGAAGCACCGTTGACTGATTTTACAATTGCCCAAATGCGTGCCTTGAAAATTTATTCGAATAGTACTGAAGAATGGCCTAATCGCGCTTTTGATTTAGATAAAAAACAAAACACAATGATTCTTGGTGAAGGTGCCGGAGTTTGTTGTCTCGAAGTTGGTGTGAACGAAAATGCTTTAGCTTATATCGAAGGAGTTGGGTATGCAACGGAGCTTTTGGAACATAATATTTCTATTTCGGCAGAAGCAGTTTGTTTTCAGAAATCGATGAAAATGGCGTTGCAGAACACCGATATTGCAGCAGTTGATGTGATTGTTATGCATGCTCCCGGAACGATAAAAGGAGATCTGACGGAATATCGGGCGATTGAGAAAATCTTTGGCGAAAGTCTGCCATTACTGACTACTAATAAATGGAAAATTGGTCACACTTTTGGCGCATCAGGCATTTTGAGCATGGAATTGGCCATTTTGATGATGCAACACAATAGGTTTATCGGCGTTCCTTTTGCGAAAGCACAAACCCAGACTAAACCCATAAAAAAAGTACTGATTAATGCGGTAGGTTTTGGCGGAAACGCGGTTAGCATACTTTTGAGTTTGTAG
- the bioA gene encoding adenosylmethionine--8-amino-7-oxononanoate transaminase translates to MNLTERDRQHLWHPYTQHKTAALPIAIKKGKGALLWDENDKEYVDAIASWWVNPFGHSNTFIADAIYKQLTTLEHVLFGGFTHEPAIILAEKLVEILPKNQQKIFFSDNGSTAVEVAIKVALQYFFNKGEKKTTIIAFENAFHGDTFAAMAASGISFYTQAFQGMFIDVVRIPVPVKGNEESSYSALREVVKNNTCAGFIFEPLVQGAAGMVMYEPETLDKLMQICQENNVLTIADEVMTGFGKTGKTFATDYLVKKPDMMCLSKALTGGTIPMAITTFSSVIFEAFYDDDINKALFHGHTFTANPTGCAAALASLELLQTNEMQANIIRVNKSHLDFQERIKNHPKVTVTRVLGVIFALEIKTETAASYYGGLRNKLYNFFIENGVILRPVGNIVYILPPYIISDEQLEKVYQVVENALEIV, encoded by the coding sequence ATGAATTTAACAGAAAGAGACCGCCAACACCTTTGGCATCCGTATACCCAGCACAAAACAGCAGCGTTGCCAATTGCTATTAAAAAAGGAAAAGGCGCCTTGCTTTGGGATGAAAACGACAAGGAATATGTTGATGCCATCGCCTCTTGGTGGGTCAATCCTTTTGGACATTCAAATACTTTTATTGCCGATGCCATTTACAAGCAACTCACGACATTAGAGCATGTTCTTTTTGGGGGATTTACACACGAACCTGCGATAATTTTAGCCGAAAAACTGGTTGAAATTCTGCCAAAAAACCAACAAAAAATATTCTTTTCCGATAATGGTTCTACGGCTGTTGAAGTCGCAATTAAAGTCGCTTTGCAGTATTTTTTTAATAAAGGAGAAAAGAAAACAACAATAATTGCTTTTGAAAACGCTTTTCACGGCGACACTTTTGCAGCAATGGCAGCGAGCGGCATTTCGTTCTACACACAAGCTTTTCAAGGAATGTTTATTGATGTGGTTCGGATTCCGGTTCCGGTAAAAGGCAACGAAGAGAGTAGTTATTCTGCTTTGCGCGAAGTCGTTAAAAACAATACTTGCGCCGGTTTTATTTTTGAACCTTTGGTACAAGGAGCGGCAGGAATGGTGATGTATGAACCGGAAACGCTGGATAAATTGATGCAAATTTGTCAAGAGAATAATGTTCTAACCATTGCCGATGAAGTGATGACAGGCTTTGGAAAAACGGGAAAAACGTTTGCAACGGATTATTTGGTTAAAAAACCGGATATGATGTGTTTGTCGAAAGCGCTAACCGGAGGTACAATTCCTATGGCGATTACGACTTTTTCCTCAGTAATTTTTGAGGCTTTTTATGATGATGATATTAATAAAGCGTTGTTTCATGGTCACACTTTTACGGCAAATCCAACGGGTTGCGCGGCAGCTTTGGCCAGTTTAGAATTGCTGCAAACCAATGAAATGCAAGCGAATATTATCAGAGTAAATAAAAGTCATTTGGATTTTCAAGAACGTATAAAAAACCATCCAAAAGTAACTGTAACTCGTGTTTTGGGAGTCATTTTTGCTTTAGAAATAAAAACCGAAACTGCTGCGAGTTATTATGGTGGTTTACGCAACAAACTCTATAATTTCTTCATCGAAAATGGCGTTATTTTACGTCCTGTTGGTAATATTGTTTACATTTTACCTCCTTATATTATCAGCGATGAACAATTAGAAAAAGTATATCAAGTAGTCGAAAACGCGCTCGAAATAGTATAG
- the bioD gene encoding dethiobiotin synthase, with the protein MKLFITGIGTDVGKTIVSAIVTEALQADYWKPIQAGDLENSDSHKIKSFLSNKKTVIHPNSYALNTPASPHLAAEIDGITIDLNQIIEPETASHLVVEGAGGVFVPLNSKDCVIDLVQPDYKVIVVSRHYLGSINHTLLTIEALQNRKITIAGIIFSGDENKATEEIIQTKSGLKCIGRIEQEPYFDQNVIKEYADRFRENLLSL; encoded by the coding sequence ATGAAACTATTTATAACAGGAATTGGAACTGATGTTGGTAAAACCATCGTGTCAGCTATTGTAACAGAAGCTTTACAGGCAGATTATTGGAAACCCATTCAAGCGGGCGACTTAGAAAATTCTGATAGTCATAAAATCAAATCATTTTTGTCTAATAAAAAGACAGTAATTCATCCCAATAGTTATGCGTTGAATACTCCGGCGAGTCCGCATCTCGCTGCTGAAATTGACGGGATTACGATTGATTTAAATCAAATCATCGAACCAGAAACAGCAAGTCACTTGGTTGTTGAAGGAGCAGGAGGCGTTTTTGTTCCTTTAAATTCAAAGGATTGCGTAATAGATTTGGTTCAGCCGGATTATAAGGTAATTGTAGTTTCCCGACATTATTTAGGAAGTATCAATCACACTTTATTGACTATTGAAGCTTTGCAAAACAGAAAAATTACAATCGCCGGAATCATTTTTTCGGGTGACGAAAATAAAGCTACAGAGGAAATAATACAGACTAAGTCAGGTTTAAAATGTATTGGAAGAATCGAACAAGAACCGTATTTTGATCAAAATGTAATCAAAGAATACGCAGATCGATTTAGAGAAAATCTATTGAGTTTATAA
- a CDS encoding DUF2007 domain-containing protein encodes MEEPIFKIIATYQYSSEAIIFKGKLESEGIEVFIRDKITVDTNPLYSNAVGGVKLFVKSEDFFEANRILSEVSNYSLDENSQLICCPKCGEKQINMITSLTDFKSFLSFFFSILFILLPFYSKHKYKCNKCKFEFN; translated from the coding sequence ATGGAAGAACCAATTTTTAAAATAATAGCTACATATCAATATTCATCAGAAGCAATAATTTTTAAAGGGAAATTAGAGTCAGAAGGGATTGAAGTTTTTATACGGGATAAAATTACTGTTGATACAAATCCACTGTATAGTAATGCTGTTGGTGGCGTAAAACTTTTTGTGAAAAGCGAAGATTTTTTTGAAGCAAACAGGATTCTTTCTGAGGTTAGTAATTATTCATTGGATGAAAATAGCCAATTGATTTGCTGTCCAAAATGTGGTGAAAAACAGATTAATATGATTACGTCTTTAACAGATTTTAAATCATTTTTATCATTCTTTTTTTCGATACTTTTTATTCTATTGCCTTTTTATTCAAAGCATAAATACAAATGCAACAAGTGTAAATTTGAATTTAATTAA